The following are from one region of the Paenibacillus protaetiae genome:
- a CDS encoding YlmC/YmxH family sporulation protein: MKISDFQTKDVINIVDGKKLGHITDLELDLRQGRIDSIVVPQLTRFRGMFGGGGGAEVVIPWRNIVKIGTDVVLVRMDDAKGYKPEEEDLHVRT; the protein is encoded by the coding sequence ATGAAAATATCGGATTTTCAAACAAAGGACGTTATTAATATTGTGGACGGAAAGAAGCTGGGCCATATTACCGATCTGGAGCTTGATTTGCGCCAGGGGCGGATCGATTCCATTGTTGTGCCGCAGCTGACCCGGTTCAGAGGGATGTTTGGCGGCGGCGGCGGAGCCGAAGTAGTTATTCCATGGCGGAACATTGTCAAGATCGGAACGGATGTAGTGCTTGTCCGGATGGACGATGCCAAAGGATATAAACCGGAGGAAGAGGATTTGCACGTGCGGACGTAA
- the pgeF gene encoding peptidoglycan editing factor PgeF — protein sequence MESFQQHATAKEPSLFLLSSWMEQEPGLTAGFTGRSGGVSGSPWTSLNMGLHVGDDEETVARNRRLLAEAIGWPFEAFTCGEQVHGCAVYKVTASDRGKGRLSREDAVPDTDALMTNEPDTLLVSFYADCVPLYFYDAEHRAIALAHAGWKGTVQQIAARTLEAMHEAYGTRPDAVQAAIGPSIGDCCYEVDNYVIDRLMPVIDSFEAGDEAVQRMLRPVPDGKAMVNLKEINRQIMIKAGILPIHIEMSKWCTGCNRDLFFSHRMEGGRTGRMASWIGIRK from the coding sequence ATGGAAAGTTTTCAGCAGCATGCTACAGCGAAGGAACCTTCGCTTTTTTTGTTGTCTTCTTGGATGGAACAGGAGCCAGGGCTTACGGCCGGCTTTACCGGCAGAAGCGGCGGTGTAAGCGGCAGCCCCTGGACTTCGCTCAATATGGGGCTGCATGTCGGGGATGACGAGGAGACGGTTGCACGGAACCGGCGGCTGCTCGCGGAAGCGATAGGCTGGCCGTTCGAGGCGTTTACTTGCGGCGAGCAGGTGCATGGGTGCGCCGTATATAAGGTGACAGCATCCGACCGCGGCAAGGGCAGGCTGTCACGCGAGGACGCGGTCCCGGATACGGATGCCCTGATGACGAATGAGCCGGATACGCTGCTTGTATCCTTTTACGCGGACTGTGTGCCGCTATATTTTTACGATGCGGAGCATCGGGCGATAGCGTTGGCGCACGCCGGCTGGAAAGGTACCGTGCAGCAGATAGCGGCCCGCACGCTGGAGGCGATGCATGAAGCGTACGGGACGCGGCCGGACGCGGTGCAGGCGGCCATCGGCCCCTCCATCGGAGACTGCTGCTACGAGGTGGACAATTATGTCATCGACCGGCTTATGCCGGTCATCGACTCGTTTGAAGCCGGGGATGAAGCGGTTCAGCGGATGCTGAGGCCTGTTCCGGATGGAAAAGCAATGGTAAACTTGAAAGAAATAAACCGACAGATTATGATAAAAGCAGGAATTTTGCCGATCCATATCGAAATGTCCAAGTGGTGCACCGGCTGTAACCGGGATTTGTTTTTTTCGCACCGGATGGAAGGCGGCCGAACGGGTCGGATGGCCAGTTGGATCGGCATTCGGAAATGA
- a CDS encoding YggS family pyridoxal phosphate-dependent enzyme, whose product MSLSDRIETVEKRIQEACGRSGRSREEVQVIAVTKYVSADTALKAVELGLHHLGENRWQVAQDKWKAISGAVPEGADNPVVWHFIGSLQSNKVKEVIGKFTYIHSLDRLSLAKEIQKQAEQHGLVVPCFIQVNVSGEESKHGLQPDQVLPFLRDLRQLNAVRPVGLMTMAPLEAEAEATRPVFRALRQLRDELNRSGELDFPLTELSMGMSGDFEVAIEEGATWVRLGTILVGKEEE is encoded by the coding sequence TTGTCATTATCAGATAGGATCGAAACAGTAGAGAAGCGGATTCAAGAAGCTTGCGGCAGAAGCGGCCGCAGCCGTGAAGAGGTACAAGTGATAGCGGTCACGAAATATGTGTCGGCGGATACCGCTCTAAAGGCCGTGGAGCTCGGCTTGCATCATCTGGGCGAGAACCGCTGGCAGGTCGCTCAGGACAAATGGAAGGCGATCAGCGGGGCGGTTCCGGAGGGAGCGGACAACCCGGTCGTATGGCATTTTATCGGATCGCTGCAGTCGAACAAGGTGAAGGAAGTCATCGGGAAATTTACATATATTCATTCGCTGGACAGGCTGTCGCTTGCGAAAGAAATTCAGAAGCAAGCTGAGCAGCATGGGCTTGTCGTTCCGTGTTTTATTCAAGTAAACGTTTCGGGCGAAGAAAGCAAACACGGCTTGCAGCCGGATCAGGTACTGCCTTTTCTGCGCGACCTTCGACAATTGAACGCCGTAAGGCCTGTTGGTCTTATGACGATGGCGCCGCTCGAGGCGGAAGCGGAAGCAACGAGGCCGGTATTCCGGGCTTTGCGGCAGCTGAGGGATGAGCTGAACAGATCGGGCGAACTCGATTTTCCGCTTACGGAGCTTTCCATGGGGATGTCAGGAGATTTTGAAGTGGCGATTGAAGAAGGAGCTACCTGGGTCAGACTTGGAACGATACTCGTGGGAAAAGAGGAGGAATAA
- a CDS encoding cell division protein SepF, with amino-acid sequence MSVMNKFLNFIGLQEEEEVIERERVDQQHATEEHEIETTPFETRKHTKSSNIVSIHSQKNVRFVLSEPRSYDEAQEIADHLRSRKPVVVNLQRVRYDIAMRIVDFLSGTVYALNGTISKLGPNIFLCTPDTVEIQGTITEMLAEENDYNRMR; translated from the coding sequence ATGAGCGTTATGAACAAGTTTCTGAACTTTATCGGACTCCAGGAAGAAGAAGAGGTTATCGAGCGGGAGCGCGTTGATCAGCAGCATGCGACGGAAGAGCATGAAATTGAAACCACTCCTTTCGAAACACGTAAACATACGAAGAGCAGCAATATCGTCAGCATCCATTCGCAGAAAAATGTCCGTTTCGTGCTAAGCGAGCCGCGTTCCTACGATGAAGCTCAGGAAATAGCCGACCATCTTCGTTCGCGCAAGCCGGTTGTCGTCAACCTGCAGCGCGTCCGTTACGATATTGCGATGCGCATTGTCGATTTTCTGAGCGGCACCGTATACGCTTTGAACGGTACGATCTCGAAGCTCGGACCTAACATTTTTCTGTGTACGCCGGATACAGTAGAAATTCAAGGGACAATCACGGAAATGCTGGCAGAGGAGAACGATTACAATAGAATGAGGTGA
- a CDS encoding YggT family protein, which produces MSIDGLIYGLEQIYSILIIVYVLMSWFPNARESFIGNFLAKIVEPYLSIFRRFIPSIGGMIDISPIVALFCLRFIAAGLIAVLGFIGL; this is translated from the coding sequence TTGAGTATTGACGGACTGATTTACGGTTTGGAGCAGATTTATTCGATATTAATTATCGTCTACGTGCTGATGTCCTGGTTCCCGAATGCGCGGGAGAGCTTCATCGGCAATTTTCTCGCCAAAATCGTTGAACCGTATTTGAGCATCTTCCGCAGATTTATTCCGTCTATCGGCGGTATGATTGATATTTCGCCAATCGTGGCTTTGTTCTGCTTGCGGTTTATCGCCGCGGGGCTGATCGCCGTGCTTGGGTTTATCGGCCTGTAA
- a CDS encoding RNA-binding protein, whose protein sequence is MKTSLYEHFHPEEKSFVDRAWEWIERSAQQHELKRTDFLDPRQAQIVQMLANREPDVQIMLVGGYPEAERRRALIAPDYRNLDDEPAGLLVLAVHAQGGVQLELDHGDYLGALLGLGIKRDRIGDIHVHGDFCHIIVAEEIADYLNVHLRQVHRASVLTDILPLEQLQPVVVKLQEMSLSVASMRLDGIASDVYRVSRTKIVDPIRAGRCRVNFKTEEDPSEPLKAGDIVSIKGLGRFKVLETEGVTKKGRVRVKIGKFI, encoded by the coding sequence ATGAAGACATCCTTATATGAGCATTTTCACCCGGAGGAGAAATCGTTTGTCGACCGGGCATGGGAATGGATTGAACGGTCCGCACAGCAGCATGAGCTGAAGCGGACCGATTTTTTGGATCCGAGACAGGCGCAAATCGTACAAATGCTGGCTAATCGCGAACCCGATGTTCAGATTATGCTTGTCGGCGGTTATCCGGAAGCCGAGCGCCGGCGGGCGCTGATCGCCCCGGACTATCGAAATTTGGACGACGAGCCTGCCGGGCTGCTTGTGCTTGCCGTTCATGCGCAAGGCGGAGTGCAGCTTGAGCTTGACCATGGCGACTATTTAGGCGCATTGTTAGGGCTTGGCATCAAAAGAGACCGGATTGGCGATATCCATGTCCATGGCGATTTTTGCCATATTATTGTGGCAGAAGAAATTGCCGACTACTTGAACGTCCATTTGAGGCAGGTACATCGAGCGTCGGTGCTGACGGACATTTTGCCGCTGGAACAGTTGCAGCCCGTTGTAGTGAAGCTGCAGGAGATGAGCTTGTCCGTTGCGTCCATGAGGCTTGACGGCATCGCCAGCGATGTTTACCGGGTCAGCCGGACGAAAATCGTCGATCCGATCCGGGCGGGACGGTGCCGGGTGAATTTCAAGACGGAAGAGGATCCGTCCGAGCCGCTTAAGGCCGGAGACATCGTATCCATTAAAGGGCTTGGCCGGTTTAAGGTGCTTGAAACCGAAGGCGTTACAAAAAAAGGAAGAGTCCGCGTCAAAATTGGCAAATTTATTTAG
- a CDS encoding DivIVA domain-containing protein, with translation MPLTPLDIHNKEFGRRLRGYDEDEVNEFLDQVIKDYESIIRENKELQNQVLSLQEKLNHFANIEETLSKTIIVAQEAADEVRNNAKKEGQLILKEAEKNADRIINEALAKSRKVSLEVEELKKQASIYRARFRTLVEAQLELLSQDGWESLEAAASASEYEPFSR, from the coding sequence ATGCCGTTAACGCCATTGGACATACATAACAAAGAGTTCGGACGCCGATTGCGCGGTTATGACGAAGATGAAGTAAATGAATTTTTGGACCAGGTCATTAAAGACTACGAGTCCATCATTCGCGAAAACAAAGAGCTGCAAAATCAGGTTCTGTCGCTGCAGGAGAAGCTGAATCACTTTGCCAATATTGAAGAGACGCTTAGCAAAACGATTATCGTTGCGCAGGAAGCGGCCGATGAAGTGCGGAACAATGCGAAGAAGGAAGGACAGCTGATTCTGAAAGAAGCGGAGAAGAATGCTGACCGGATTATTAACGAAGCGCTCGCCAAGTCGCGTAAAGTATCGCTTGAGGTGGAAGAGCTGAAGAAACAAGCCTCCATCTACCGTGCGCGTTTCCGTACGCTGGTGGAAGCTCAGCTGGAACTGCTGTCGCAAGACGGCTGGGAGTCGCTTGAAGCGGCGGCAAGCGCGTCGGAGTATGAGCCTTTCTCACGTTAA